In one window of Orcinus orca chromosome 17, mOrcOrc1.1, whole genome shotgun sequence DNA:
- the GDF6 gene encoding growth/differentiation factor 6 produces MPLASSLPGGLARLPLPGAPGPLCAHRLATPRASRGGAASPCHPGPQRPLSPTPPARTTRPLLPPSAPLPSLPSPPSPPGEGREGAWQGRGLCGWDPAPRTPSPPEEPGPGRCPAAPRPSRPAPPPLGDPLAMDTPRVLLSAVFLISFLWDLPGFQQASISSSSSSTQLGSAKGMRSRKEGKMPRASRESATARAPLGRQEPQPRPQEEPRRRPPQQPEAQEPPGRGPRVVPHEYMLSIYRTYSIAEKLGINASFFQSSKSANTITSFVDRGLDDLSHTPLRRQKYLFDVSTLSDKEELVGAELRLFRQAPAAPWGPPAGPLQVQLFPCLSPLLLDARTLDPQGAPRPGWAVFDVWQVLRHQPREQLCLELRVAWGEQGAGEAEARALGLQQPPPPDLRSLGFGRRVRTPQERALLVVFTRSQRKNLFAEMREQLGSAEVAGPGAGAEGSWPPPSGTPDAGSWLPSPGRRRRRTAFASRHGKRHGKKSRLRCSKKPLHVNFKELGWDDWIIAPLEYEAYHCEGVCDFPLRSHLEPTNHAIIQTLMNSMDPGSTPPSCCVPTKLTPISILYIDAGNNVVYKQYEDMVVESCGCR; encoded by the exons ATGCCCCTGGCTTCCTCGCTGCCGGGCGGCCTCGCCCGCCTACCCCTGCCCGGCGCTCCTGGCCCGCTCTGCGCGCACCGCCTGGCAACCCCGCGTGCGTCCCGCGGGGGCGCTGCGTCCCCCTGCCACCCCGGCCCACAGCGGCCCCTCTCCCCCACACCTCCTGCCCGCACCACCcggcctctcctcccaccctcggctcccctcccctccctcccctctcctccctcccctcccggcGAGGGGCGGGAGGGGGCGTGGCAGGGCCGGGGTTTGTGTGGCTGGGACCCGGCTCCTCGCACTCCGAGTCCGCCCGAGGAGCCGGGCCCCGGCCGctgtccagccgctccgcgccccTCGCGACCCGCGCCGCCGCCTCTCGGGGACCCGCTCGCCATGGATACCCCCAGGGTCCTGCTCTCGGCCGTCTTCCTCATCAGTTTCCTGTGGGATTTGCCCGGTTTCCAGCAAGCTTCCATCTCATCCTCCTCGTCTTCCACCCAGCTGGGCTCCGCCAAGGGAATGCGAAGCCGCAAGGAAGGGAAGATGCCGCGGGCGTCGCGAGAGAGTGCCACGGCTCGGGCGCCCCTGGGGCGGCAGGAGCCACAGCCGAGGCCGCAGGAGGAGCCCCGGCGGCGGCCGCCACAGCAGCCCGAGGCTCAGGAGCCTCCGGGCAGGGGCCCGCGCGTGGTGCCCCACGAGTACATGCTGTCAATCTACAGGACTTACTCCATTGCCGAGAAGTTGGGCATCAATGCCAGCTTTTTCCAGTCTTCCAAGTCGGCTAATACGATCACTAGCTTTGTAGACAGGGGACTAG ACGATCTCTCGCACACTCCTCTCCGGAGACAGAAGTATTTGTTTGATGTGTCCACGCTCTCAGACAAAGAAGAGCTGGTGGGCGCGGAGCTGCGGCTCTTTCGCCAGGCGCCCGCAGCGCCCTGGGGGCCGCCGGCCGGGCCGCTCCAAGTGCAGCTCTTCCCCTGCCTGTCGCCCCTGCTGCTGGACGCGCGGACCCTGGACCCGCAGGGGGCGCCCCGGCCCGGCTGGGCAGTCTTCGACGTGTGGCAGGTCCTGCGCCACCAACCCCGGGAGCAGCTGTGCTTGGAGCTGCGGGTCGCGTGGGGCGAGCAGGGAGCCGGCGAGGCCGAGGCGCGCGCGCTGGGGCTCCAGCAGCCACCGCCCCCGGACCTGCGGAGTCTGGGCTTCGGCCGGAGGGTGCGGACCCCCCAGGAGCGCGCCCTGCTCGTGGTGTTCACCCGATCCCAGCGCAAGAACCTGTTCGCCGAGATGCGCGAGCAGCTGGGCTCGGCCGAGGTTGCGGGCCCGGGCGCGGGCGCCGAGGGGTCGTGGCCGCCGCCGTCGGGCACCCCAGACGCCGGGTCTTGGCTGCCCTCGCCCGGCCGCCGGCGGCGACGCACAGCTTTCGCCAGCCGCCACGGCAAGCGGCACGGCAAGAAATCGAGGCTGCGCTGCAGCAAGAAGCCCCTGCACGTGAACTTCAAGGAGCTGGGCTGGGACGACTGGATTATCGCACCCCTGGAGTACGAGGCCTACCACTGCGAAGGCGTGTGCGACTTCCCGTTGCGCTCGCACCTGGAGCCCACCAACCACGCCATCATCCAGACGCTGATGAACTCCATGGACCCCGGCTCTACCCCACCCAGCTGCTGCGTGCCCACCAAACTGACTCCCATCAGCATCCTGTACATCGACGCGGGCAATAACGTGGTCTACAAGCAGTACGAGGACATGGTGGTGGAGTCCTGCGGCTGCAGGTAG